The Halobacterium litoreum genome includes a region encoding these proteins:
- a CDS encoding universal stress protein, with protein MKVLLGIGGADDSLDALEHTVERAVDAGDDLTVAVVENPESDRDPSELVDAARSALADAGLPENVRQLSGDPGSSLVELSESEGFDQIVLGGGERSPMGKIRLGHIAEFVLLNARVSVKLVR; from the coding sequence ATGAAAGTGCTGTTAGGCATCGGGGGCGCGGACGACTCGCTGGACGCCCTCGAGCACACCGTCGAGCGGGCGGTGGACGCGGGCGACGACCTGACGGTGGCGGTCGTGGAGAATCCGGAGAGCGACCGCGACCCGAGCGAACTCGTCGACGCGGCGCGGTCGGCGCTCGCCGACGCGGGACTGCCGGAGAACGTCCGACAGTTGTCCGGCGACCCCGGGAGTTCGCTCGTGGAGTTGTCCGAGTCCGAGGGGTTCGACCAAATCGTCCTGGGCGGGGGCGAGCGCAGTCCGATGGGGAAGATTCGCCTCGGCCACATCGCGGAGTTCGTGCTGTTGAACGCCCGCGTGTCCGTGAAGTTGGTGCGCTGA
- a CDS encoding ABC transporter permease: MSTETTQSSDVERSLLDRLRASPFLTELLSNRIAVFGLVLILGMFALAIYARFAYDLQAIVATQFGSNPTEAAPSAEFWFGTDGQARDIFPRVLYGAWFALKFGTATVLASTVLGIAAGTLAAYYGDLADNVIMRTMDVLLSFPSLLLALALVTIFPESLGLWRAVAALTLVYTPRFARVVRGAALKVLEDEYIEATRALGATDPRLLIRHVLPNCLAPITVQSTLNYGLAIIDIAALSFLGFGASPGDPSWGMMLSEGVERGLFSGAWWWSFFPGLFLALAVLGFNLLGDGMRDALDPRMRDTVD, from the coding sequence ATGAGCACCGAAACCACACAATCGTCTGACGTAGAGCGCAGTCTCCTCGACCGCCTCCGTGCCAGCCCGTTCCTCACGGAGCTGCTGTCGAACCGAATCGCCGTCTTCGGCCTCGTGCTCATCCTCGGGATGTTCGCGCTGGCCATCTACGCGCGGTTCGCGTACGACCTCCAGGCCATCGTCGCCACGCAGTTCGGGTCGAACCCGACCGAGGCCGCGCCGAGCGCCGAGTTCTGGTTCGGCACCGACGGGCAGGCCCGCGACATCTTCCCGCGCGTGCTGTACGGCGCGTGGTTCGCGCTGAAGTTCGGGACGGCGACCGTCCTCGCGTCGACCGTCCTCGGCATCGCCGCCGGGACGCTCGCGGCGTACTACGGCGACCTCGCGGACAACGTCATCATGCGCACGATGGACGTGTTGCTCTCGTTCCCGTCGCTGCTGTTGGCGCTCGCGCTCGTCACCATCTTCCCCGAGTCGCTGGGGCTGTGGCGCGCCGTCGCGGCGCTCACCCTCGTGTACACGCCGCGGTTCGCGCGCGTCGTTCGCGGCGCCGCGCTGAAAGTGCTCGAAGACGAGTACATCGAGGCGACCCGGGCGCTCGGCGCGACCGACCCGCGCCTGCTGATTCGCCACGTGCTCCCGAACTGCCTCGCGCCCATCACGGTCCAGTCCACGCTGAACTACGGGCTGGCCATCATCGACATCGCGGCGCTGTCCTTCCTCGGGTTCGGTGCGAGCCCCGGCGACCCGTCGTGGGGGATGATGCTCTCCGAGGGCGTCGAGCGCGGCCTGTTCTCGGGCGCGTGGTGGTGGTCGTTCTTCCCCGGCCTGTTCCTCGCGCTCGCGGTGCTCGGGTTCAACCTCCTCGGTGACGGGATGCGGGACGCGCTCGACCCGCGCATGCGGGACACCGTTGACTGA
- a CDS encoding universal stress protein, which yields MPLEVDTVLVPVDGTEASVTAAEYALAVADRYDADAHALYVLGETVTRAIKAGDVAEDDVVEDTNTFLAEVAALAPEDVTVESSIAYGFSTSRKLQHPGSVILDCADDVDADFLVIPREGMRGDAGDVLEKAAEYVLLYASQPVLSV from the coding sequence ATGCCCCTCGAAGTCGACACCGTACTCGTTCCCGTCGACGGCACCGAAGCGTCCGTCACGGCCGCCGAGTACGCGCTCGCGGTTGCCGACCGCTACGACGCCGACGCACACGCGCTCTACGTCCTCGGGGAGACGGTGACCCGCGCAATCAAGGCCGGCGACGTCGCCGAGGACGACGTCGTCGAGGACACCAACACGTTCCTCGCGGAAGTCGCCGCGCTCGCCCCCGAGGACGTCACCGTCGAATCCTCCATCGCGTACGGCTTCTCCACGTCGCGGAAACTCCAACACCCCGGCAGCGTCATCCTCGACTGCGCCGACGACGTGGACGCCGACTTCCTCGTCATCCCCCGCGAAGGCATGCGCGGCGACGCCGGCGACGTCCTCGAGAAGGCCGCCGAGTACGTCCTGCTGTACGCCAGCCAGCCGGTGCTCTCCGTCTAG
- a CDS encoding DUF7268 family protein, producing MTDDASPGSAALGRRLRVLVPAAARWLAVGAAVGVALSVGLLAVRTPRAATDTAFALGLLVLGFGVTAWSTAIGLGETIEGVQAYMDVSSGWTEASAREAFFVLSWSGFGWVFGAAATSLALGV from the coding sequence TTGACTGACGACGCGTCCCCCGGTTCGGCCGCACTGGGTCGCCGCCTCCGCGTCCTCGTCCCGGCGGCGGCACGCTGGCTGGCGGTCGGCGCCGCCGTCGGCGTCGCGCTCTCTGTGGGTCTACTCGCGGTGCGGACGCCGCGGGCCGCGACGGACACGGCGTTCGCGCTCGGCCTGCTCGTCCTCGGCTTCGGCGTCACCGCGTGGTCGACGGCTATCGGCCTCGGCGAGACGATAGAGGGCGTCCAGGCCTACATGGACGTGAGTTCGGGCTGGACCGAAGCGAGCGCTCGCGAGGCGTTTTTCGTGCTGTCGTGGTCGGGCTTCGGGTGGGTGTTCGGCGCGGCCGCCACGTCGCTCGCGCTCGGCGTCTAA
- a CDS encoding DUF5806 family protein: protein MPEQRSSPADWDLTPAVEPAADGDADDVPADVQRYERFSKMDGAQYDRVNEFLRDRTYITAREWAIARLCADFRTETGVEMTKIGENLPELVPFMTDTYTPQAVNQARSAFEDKVTMAGATFLYGAMSGFFTADELDDLMYEVAEVAKFLLEVEGVDLAVEEELEAEERISSVMRDVRSASDELRHEGTDCPNCGHTIEAGDD, encoded by the coding sequence ATGCCCGAACAGCGTTCTTCTCCCGCCGATTGGGACCTCACGCCCGCCGTCGAACCGGCGGCGGACGGCGACGCCGACGACGTGCCGGCTGACGTCCAGCGCTACGAGCGGTTCTCGAAGATGGACGGCGCGCAGTACGACCGCGTCAACGAGTTCCTCCGCGACCGCACGTACATCACCGCCCGCGAGTGGGCCATCGCGCGGCTCTGCGCCGACTTCCGCACGGAGACCGGCGTGGAGATGACGAAAATCGGGGAGAACCTCCCCGAACTCGTCCCGTTCATGACGGACACGTACACGCCCCAGGCCGTGAATCAGGCGCGCTCGGCGTTCGAGGACAAGGTGACGATGGCGGGCGCGACGTTCCTCTACGGCGCGATGTCCGGGTTCTTCACGGCGGACGAACTCGACGACCTGATGTACGAGGTGGCGGAGGTCGCGAAGTTCCTGCTCGAAGTCGAGGGCGTCGACCTCGCCGTCGAGGAGGAATTAGAGGCGGAAGAACGCATCTCGTCGGTGATGCGGGACGTGCGGTCGGCGAGCGACGAACTCAGACACGAGGGAACCGACTGCCCGAACTGCGGGCACACCATCGAAGCCGGCGACGACTAG
- a CDS encoding ABC transporter ATP-binding protein — translation MTDLLSLSGLRTQFKTERGAVKAVDGIDLTIEEGETVGLVGESGSGKSVTALSAMDLVDDPGEVVDGYVTFRGADLAADIADEFDGAVVPYPFDLVDAVREVVADLDVGDRVDTTPAELRGMADDLAGLDDPAGLADELRDAADRLDDDATPSVVADALDDALDEATDGFVYFDDRARERYQNGAAATDAGVEDGVIDLTAAPEEAMRKVRGGEMGMIFQDPMTSLNPAVTVGEQVAESLRLHQYGGRKRDTWLNAIREILPKIGGREHDEEVMEDVVDILTEVGIPEATTRLEEYPHEFSGGMRQRVLIAIALACQPSLLVADEPTTALDVTIQAQILDLIDDLQDEFGMSVLMITHDLGVVAETCDRVAVMYAGEIVEEGPVEEIFHNPSHPYTYTLLESIPTEEKDRLTPIEGNVPDLIDMPDGCHFADRCPWVQPECREGEIPYLQHGSEDVDHRSKCILPSFDESEYGTQGVTSATDTDIGDPIVEIEGLRKYYEQEDGLLDRFFPGEKPSVKAVDGVSLDVHEGETLGLVGESGCGKSTAGRAILNLDAPTDGTVVFAGQDLGDLSKSELREKRKDMQMVFQDPMSSLDPRMTVGQTIMEPLKIHGLAKGRRRQRVFELLEEVGLDRSQYDRYPHEMSGGQRQRVGIARALAVDPDFIVADEPVSALDVSVQAQIINLMEDLQEEFGLTYLFIAHDLSVVRHISDRVAVMYLGEIVEVAETSALFDDPRHPYTNALLSAIPEPDPRADTGDRTILKGDVPSPIDPPSGCHFRTRCPSVIPPEDLDIEQERYREAMFYRQRVESRDIDLEAVREEAAEASEPARAVADGGSGFAAVLDREFFDGPLSGRARDAVDESYRHLEDGDWDAAEDVLEETFESVCERKDPALGDSDHPAACHLFEDAE, via the coding sequence GTGACCGACCTCCTATCTCTCTCCGGCCTCCGGACGCAGTTCAAGACGGAACGCGGCGCAGTGAAGGCAGTCGACGGCATCGACCTCACCATCGAAGAGGGCGAGACTGTCGGTCTCGTCGGCGAATCCGGTTCGGGGAAGAGCGTCACGGCGCTCTCCGCGATGGACCTCGTCGACGACCCCGGCGAAGTCGTGGACGGCTACGTGACGTTCCGCGGCGCCGACCTCGCGGCCGACATCGCCGACGAGTTCGACGGCGCGGTCGTCCCGTACCCCTTCGACCTCGTGGACGCCGTCCGCGAAGTCGTCGCGGACCTCGACGTCGGCGACCGCGTGGACACCACGCCAGCGGAACTCCGCGGGATGGCCGACGACCTCGCGGGTCTCGACGACCCCGCCGGCCTCGCGGACGAACTCCGGGACGCCGCCGACCGCCTCGACGACGACGCCACGCCGTCCGTCGTCGCGGACGCACTCGACGACGCGCTGGACGAGGCCACCGACGGCTTCGTCTACTTCGACGACCGCGCGCGCGAACGATACCAGAACGGCGCCGCCGCGACCGACGCGGGCGTCGAGGACGGCGTCATCGACCTGACCGCGGCGCCAGAGGAGGCGATGCGGAAGGTGCGCGGCGGCGAGATGGGGATGATCTTCCAGGACCCCATGACGTCGCTGAATCCCGCCGTCACCGTCGGCGAGCAGGTCGCCGAATCCCTCCGCCTCCACCAGTACGGCGGCCGCAAACGGGACACGTGGCTGAACGCAATCCGGGAGATTCTCCCGAAAATCGGCGGTCGCGAGCACGACGAGGAAGTGATGGAGGACGTCGTCGACATCCTCACCGAGGTCGGCATCCCGGAGGCGACGACGCGCCTCGAGGAGTACCCCCACGAGTTCTCCGGGGGGATGCGACAGCGCGTGCTCATCGCCATCGCGCTCGCGTGCCAGCCGAGTCTCCTTGTCGCCGACGAACCGACGACGGCGCTGGACGTGACCATCCAGGCCCAGATTCTCGACCTCATCGACGACCTGCAAGACGAGTTCGGGATGTCGGTGCTGATGATCACCCACGACCTCGGCGTCGTCGCGGAGACTTGCGACCGGGTCGCCGTGATGTACGCGGGCGAAATCGTCGAGGAGGGCCCGGTCGAGGAAATCTTCCACAACCCGAGTCACCCGTACACGTACACCCTCCTCGAGTCCATCCCGACCGAGGAGAAAGACCGCCTGACGCCCATCGAGGGGAACGTCCCCGACCTCATCGACATGCCCGATGGGTGTCACTTCGCGGACCGGTGTCCGTGGGTCCAACCCGAGTGCCGGGAGGGCGAGATTCCGTACCTCCAGCACGGCTCCGAGGACGTCGACCACCGCTCGAAGTGCATCCTGCCGTCCTTCGACGAGAGCGAGTACGGCACGCAGGGCGTGACGTCGGCGACGGACACCGACATCGGCGACCCCATCGTGGAAATCGAAGGACTGCGGAAGTACTACGAGCAAGAAGACGGCTTGCTCGACCGATTTTTCCCCGGCGAGAAGCCGAGCGTGAAGGCCGTCGACGGCGTGAGCCTCGACGTCCACGAGGGCGAGACGCTCGGTCTCGTCGGCGAGTCCGGCTGCGGGAAGTCCACCGCGGGCCGCGCCATCCTCAACCTCGACGCCCCGACCGACGGAACCGTCGTGTTCGCGGGCCAGGACCTCGGCGACCTCTCGAAGTCCGAACTCCGGGAGAAGCGCAAGGACATGCAGATGGTGTTCCAGGACCCGATGTCGAGTCTCGATCCGCGGATGACCGTCGGGCAGACCATCATGGAGCCGTTGAAGATTCACGGCCTCGCGAAGGGTCGGCGCCGACAGCGCGTCTTCGAACTGCTCGAAGAGGTCGGCCTCGACCGCAGCCAGTACGACCGCTACCCCCACGAGATGTCCGGCGGCCAGCGCCAGCGCGTCGGCATCGCCCGCGCGCTCGCGGTCGACCCCGACTTCATCGTCGCGGACGAACCCGTCTCCGCCCTCGACGTCTCCGTGCAGGCCCAGATTATCAACCTCATGGAGGACCTCCAGGAGGAGTTCGGGCTGACGTACCTCTTTATCGCACACGACCTCAGCGTCGTCCGCCACATCTCCGACCGGGTCGCCGTGATGTACCTCGGCGAAATCGTGGAGGTGGCCGAGACGAGTGCGCTGTTCGACGACCCGAGACATCCGTACACGAACGCGTTGCTCTCCGCGATTCCGGAGCCGGACCCGCGCGCGGACACGGGCGACCGCACCATCCTCAAGGGCGACGTGCCGTCGCCCATCGACCCGCCGTCGGGGTGTCACTTCCGCACGCGGTGTCCGTCCGTGATTCCGCCGGAGGACCTCGACATCGAACAGGAGCGCTACCGCGAGGCGATGTTCTACCGCCAGCGCGTCGAGTCTCGCGACATCGACCTCGAAGCCGTCCGCGAGGAGGCCGCCGAGGCGTCCGAGCCGGCGCGCGCCGTCGCGGACGGCGGCAGCGGGTTCGCCGCGGTGCTCGACCGGGAGTTCTTCGACGGGCCGCTCTCGGGTCGCGCTCGGGACGCCGTCGACGAGTCCTATCGCCACCTCGAAGACGGCGACTGGGACGCGGCCGAGGACGTCCTCGAAGAGACCTTCGAGAGCGTCTGCGAGCGAAAAGACCCCGCGCTCGGTGACAGCGACCACCCGGCGGCCTGTCACCTCTTCGAGGACGCGGAGTAA
- a CDS encoding ABC transporter permease has product MVSKRFVTKRLLLLVPVLFGVASLVFAVLHLSPGDPAVAIAGDRASQEFINEVRADLGLDDPLWQQYVRFLGEVVTFNFGESYQVQRGMPVSELLADRLPVTIELAILGQIAGLLFGIPLGILSAVKQDTLTDHLTRVGALAGISVPIYWSGPLLILLFAQVLGILPTSGRIGSAYFIDSTTGFILVDTLLAGNMAAFRSAVMHLLMPVVVLGIYSMAFISRMMRSSLLEVIRQDYMRTARAKGQGSKITVLKHGLRNAFIPVITIIGIQFGSLLGGSVLTETVFEINGIGTLLVDAISRSDYPVVQATVLVFAFLYTLVNLFVDITYSVLDPRIDQ; this is encoded by the coding sequence ATGGTATCAAAGCGGTTTGTAACCAAACGACTACTGCTGCTCGTTCCCGTGTTGTTCGGGGTGGCGTCGCTCGTCTTCGCCGTTCTCCACCTCTCGCCGGGCGACCCCGCCGTCGCCATCGCCGGCGACCGAGCGAGCCAGGAGTTCATCAACGAAGTCCGGGCCGACCTCGGCCTCGACGACCCGCTCTGGCAACAGTACGTCCGCTTCCTCGGCGAAGTTGTCACGTTCAACTTCGGCGAGTCGTACCAAGTCCAGCGCGGCATGCCGGTCAGTGAACTGCTCGCCGACCGCCTCCCGGTCACCATCGAACTCGCCATCCTCGGGCAGATTGCGGGCCTCCTGTTCGGCATCCCGCTGGGCATCCTGAGCGCCGTCAAGCAGGACACGCTCACGGACCACCTGACCCGCGTCGGCGCGCTCGCCGGCATCAGCGTCCCCATCTACTGGAGTGGCCCCCTGCTCATCCTGCTGTTCGCGCAGGTCCTCGGCATCCTTCCGACGAGCGGCCGCATCGGGTCGGCGTACTTCATCGACTCGACCACCGGCTTCATCCTCGTGGACACGCTCCTCGCCGGGAACATGGCGGCGTTCCGGTCCGCGGTGATGCACCTGCTGATGCCCGTCGTCGTCCTCGGCATCTACTCGATGGCGTTCATCTCGCGGATGATGCGCTCCTCGCTGCTGGAGGTCATCCGGCAGGACTACATGCGGACCGCCCGCGCGAAGGGCCAAGGTTCGAAGATTACGGTCCTCAAGCACGGCCTCCGGAACGCGTTCATCCCCGTCATCACCATCATCGGCATCCAGTTCGGGTCGCTGCTCGGCGGCTCCGTCCTCACCGAGACCGTCTTCGAAATCAACGGCATCGGGACCCTGCTCGTGGACGCCATCAGTCGTAGCGACTACCCGGTCGTGCAGGCGACCGTGTTGGTGTTCGCGTTCCTGTACACGCTCGTCAACCTCTTCGTGGACATCACGTACTCCGTCCTCGACCCCCGGATCGACCAATGA
- a CDS encoding DUF7529 family protein: MSENPANGAPDNVQAASGWQPVIEDMEATAEAYRDRGWTTVELHPGDSVFVDSEFRTGIDVVLPGSEYEELEAVAADAEFTDVDVFRAEDASMFYLLVVEKDPDSETAVFVPAYYNPGSAEEKIQTVQEAGELRLFCRRLNDDYVEFVHSDVGPFLPEGV; this comes from the coding sequence ATGAGCGAGAACCCCGCGAACGGCGCGCCGGACAACGTCCAGGCGGCCTCGGGCTGGCAGCCGGTCATCGAGGACATGGAAGCGACGGCCGAGGCGTACCGCGACCGCGGCTGGACCACGGTCGAACTCCACCCCGGCGACTCCGTGTTCGTCGACTCCGAGTTCCGCACCGGCATCGACGTGGTGCTGCCCGGTTCCGAGTACGAGGAACTGGAAGCCGTCGCCGCGGACGCCGAGTTCACCGACGTGGACGTGTTCCGCGCGGAGGACGCGAGCATGTTCTACCTGCTCGTCGTGGAGAAAGACCCGGACAGCGAGACGGCGGTGTTCGTGCCCGCGTACTACAATCCGGGGTCGGCCGAGGAGAAGATACAGACGGTACAGGAAGCGGGCGAACTGCGACTGTTCTGTCGGCGCCTGAACGACGACTACGTGGAGTTCGTCCACAGCGACGTCGGCCCGTTTCTCCCCGAAGGCGTCTAG
- a CDS encoding ABC transporter substrate-binding protein produces MAGNNSQVSRRSFLKAAGSATVAATATSSVAGCIGGGGGGGGTLRYGRSAHSDTLDPQNTTSGEVAKVTNQAYEGLIGFQPGESSITEALATDWELDGTNVTLTLREDVTFHDGSDFTADDFIATYRRFVDEDYEYYFEDASVYGPFTLGNWIESVSKDGDYTLNITLSQPYAPMLRNLAMFASVVISQQAIESDDVNLGQEMVGTGPFELENLDNANNRIQLTSFGDYWGDSPNVGEVIFLTRGQNSTRAQALIEEEMEIIDGLDPDTIQQINGSDTAEARTATGINIGYMSMNMSRVEAFRDKRVRQAISYAINTEQIVNEIYSGIATQADQPCPPALFGHNDDISPYEHDPEEAQRLLEEAGYGDGLSFELTTFQNARGYNPAPLPTAETIRTNLSEVGIDVTIDDRQFSDYLTYTSEGRHDASLSGWYTDNADPDNFMYVLMHPQVESPEGQDWVDWGTEGFNTSDRSAWANQEYMDLIEEAQQVYDEDERASLYHEAAQIAHDEAPWIYIDYADETRGVSNSVSNYTISAIGGPHLDLVEVE; encoded by the coding sequence ATGGCAGGCAATAACAGCCAGGTTTCCAGGCGCAGTTTCCTGAAGGCCGCCGGTAGCGCAACTGTCGCTGCGACCGCGACGAGTTCCGTTGCCGGCTGTATCGGTGGCGGCGGCGGTGGCGGCGGAACGCTCCGCTACGGCCGGAGCGCTCACTCCGACACGCTCGACCCGCAGAACACCACGAGCGGCGAAGTCGCGAAGGTCACGAACCAGGCCTACGAGGGCCTCATCGGCTTCCAGCCCGGCGAATCCTCCATCACGGAGGCGCTCGCGACGGACTGGGAACTCGACGGCACGAACGTCACGCTCACGCTCCGCGAGGACGTGACGTTCCACGACGGCAGCGACTTCACCGCCGACGACTTCATCGCGACGTACCGCCGGTTCGTCGACGAGGACTACGAGTACTACTTCGAGGACGCCTCCGTCTACGGGCCGTTCACGCTCGGTAACTGGATCGAGAGCGTCTCCAAGGACGGCGACTACACGCTGAACATCACGCTCTCGCAGCCGTACGCGCCGATGCTGCGCAACCTCGCGATGTTCGCGTCCGTCGTCATCTCCCAGCAGGCCATCGAGAGCGACGACGTGAACCTCGGCCAGGAGATGGTCGGCACCGGACCGTTCGAACTGGAGAACCTCGACAACGCGAACAACCGCATCCAGCTCACGTCCTTCGGCGACTACTGGGGCGACTCGCCGAACGTCGGCGAGGTCATCTTCCTCACGCGCGGCCAGAACTCCACGCGCGCACAGGCGCTCATCGAGGAGGAGATGGAGATCATCGACGGTCTCGACCCGGACACCATCCAGCAGATCAACGGCTCGGACACCGCCGAGGCCCGCACCGCGACCGGCATCAACATCGGCTACATGTCGATGAACATGTCCCGCGTCGAGGCGTTCCGCGACAAGCGCGTCCGGCAGGCCATCAGTTACGCGATCAACACCGAGCAGATCGTCAACGAGATCTACTCCGGTATCGCGACGCAGGCCGACCAGCCGTGCCCGCCGGCGCTGTTCGGGCACAACGACGACATCAGTCCCTACGAGCACGACCCCGAGGAGGCCCAGCGCCTCCTCGAAGAGGCCGGCTACGGCGACGGGCTCTCGTTCGAACTGACGACGTTCCAGAACGCGCGCGGCTACAACCCCGCGCCGCTCCCGACCGCCGAAACCATCCGGACGAACCTCTCGGAAGTCGGCATCGACGTCACCATCGACGACCGCCAGTTCTCCGACTACCTCACGTACACGTCCGAGGGTCGCCACGACGCTTCGCTCTCCGGTTGGTACACCGACAACGCCGACCCGGACAACTTCATGTACGTGCTGATGCACCCGCAGGTGGAGTCCCCCGAAGGTCAGGACTGGGTCGACTGGGGCACCGAGGGCTTCAACACGTCCGACCGTAGCGCGTGGGCGAACCAGGAGTACATGGACCTCATCGAGGAGGCCCAGCAGGTCTACGACGAGGACGAACGTGCGTCCCTCTACCACGAGGCCGCACAGATTGCCCACGACGAGGCGCCGTGGATCTACATCGACTACGCCGACGAGACGCGTGGTGTGAGCAACAGCGTCAGCAACTACACCATCTCCGCGATCGGTGGGCCGCACCTCGACCTCGTGGAAGTCGAGTGA
- a CDS encoding GNAT family N-acetyltransferase: protein MVGERVYPEEVAEEFPRPPVSFADREARDIELRAFDEPDGEGFGALVEMYVDFDPADRAQGVPPVGEERVREWLNTLLSQDGFDVVAWHGDRVAGHATLVPDDEETYELAIFVHQDYQGAGIGTRLIEALLGYGQSEGANLVWLTVERWNRPAVALYEKVGFETASAESFEMEMAIRLN from the coding sequence ATGGTGGGGGAACGCGTGTACCCGGAGGAAGTGGCCGAGGAGTTCCCGCGACCGCCGGTGTCGTTCGCGGACCGCGAGGCGAGAGACATCGAACTACGGGCGTTCGACGAGCCGGACGGCGAGGGGTTCGGCGCGCTCGTGGAGATGTACGTGGATTTCGACCCGGCGGACCGCGCGCAGGGCGTGCCGCCGGTCGGCGAGGAGCGCGTTCGGGAGTGGCTGAACACGCTGCTCTCACAGGACGGGTTCGACGTGGTGGCGTGGCACGGCGACCGGGTCGCCGGGCACGCGACGCTGGTGCCCGACGACGAGGAGACGTACGAACTCGCCATCTTCGTCCACCAGGACTACCAGGGCGCGGGCATCGGCACGCGACTCATCGAGGCGCTGCTCGGGTACGGGCAAAGCGAGGGCGCGAACCTGGTGTGGTTGACCGTCGAGCGCTGGAACCGGCCGGCGGTCGCGCTCTACGAGAAGGTGGGCTTCGAGACGGCGTCGGCCGAGAGTTTCGAGATGGAGATGGCGATTCGCCTGAACTAG
- a CDS encoding dihydroorotase — MRVIRDATLADGRRRDVRVGDDGRIDAVGEQLTGDEAIDADGNLLLPGAVDVHVHFRQPGYDHKETWATGSRSAAAGGVTTVVDQPNTSPPTVTGDAFDEKAEYASESVVDWGINGGVTADWGPESLFDRPLFALGEVFLADSTGDMGIEAELFADACEKAADEDVVVTVHAEDADLFDEAAKSRDDADAWSAYRTAEAEKVAVERAVSVGGDAGATVHIAHTSTPEGVDAANAGGATCEVTPHHLFLSRDDLDELGTFGRMNPPLRSEKRRKALFERLADGRVDMVATDHAPHTRAEKDASIWDAPSGVPGVETSLPLLLEAARNGKLTYERVRDVTAANPANVFGLAQKGRIEEGRDADLVLVDPEESRAIRGADLHSNCEWTPFEGKRGVFPEWTMIRGTVVWDGEEFAAHGGENVRR; from the coding sequence ATGCGAGTCATCCGGGACGCGACCCTCGCGGACGGCCGGCGGCGGGACGTGCGCGTCGGCGACGACGGCCGCATCGACGCGGTCGGCGAGCAGTTGACCGGCGACGAAGCCATCGACGCCGACGGGAACCTCCTCCTGCCGGGCGCCGTCGACGTTCACGTACACTTCCGACAGCCCGGCTACGACCACAAGGAGACGTGGGCGACCGGGTCGCGGAGCGCGGCCGCGGGCGGCGTGACGACGGTGGTCGACCAGCCAAATACGAGTCCGCCGACGGTGACGGGCGACGCCTTCGACGAGAAGGCCGAGTACGCGAGCGAGAGCGTCGTGGACTGGGGCATCAACGGCGGCGTGACGGCGGACTGGGGCCCCGAGTCGCTGTTCGACCGGCCGCTGTTCGCGCTCGGCGAGGTGTTCCTCGCGGACTCCACGGGCGATATGGGCATCGAAGCGGAGTTGTTCGCTGACGCCTGTGAGAAGGCCGCCGACGAGGACGTGGTCGTCACCGTCCACGCGGAGGACGCCGACCTGTTCGACGAGGCGGCGAAGTCGCGGGACGACGCGGACGCGTGGAGCGCGTACCGGACCGCCGAGGCCGAGAAAGTGGCCGTCGAGCGCGCCGTCTCGGTGGGCGGCGACGCCGGGGCGACGGTCCACATCGCGCACACGTCGACGCCGGAGGGCGTGGACGCCGCGAACGCCGGCGGCGCGACCTGCGAGGTGACGCCCCACCACCTCTTCTTGTCTCGCGACGACCTCGACGAACTCGGGACGTTCGGGCGGATGAACCCGCCGCTCCGGAGTGAGAAGCGTCGGAAAGCGCTGTTCGAGCGACTCGCGGACGGGCGCGTCGACATGGTGGCGACGGACCACGCGCCCCACACGCGCGCGGAGAAGGACGCGAGCATCTGGGACGCGCCGTCGGGCGTGCCGGGCGTCGAGACGTCGCTCCCGCTTCTTCTGGAGGCGGCGCGAAACGGGAAACTGACCTACGAGCGCGTGCGCGACGTGACGGCCGCGAACCCCGCGAACGTGTTCGGACTGGCGCAGAAGGGGCGAATCGAGGAAGGCCGAGACGCCGACCTCGTGCTCGTCGACCCCGAGGAGTCGCGAGCGATTCGCGGCGCGGACCTCCACTCGAACTGCGAGTGGACGCCGTTCGAGGGGAAACGAGGGGTGTTCCCGGAGTGGACGATGATTCGCGGAACGGTGGTGTGGGACGGCGAGGAGTTCGCCGCCCACGGCGGCGAGAACGTCCGGCGTTAG